A stretch of the Vidua chalybeata isolate OUT-0048 chromosome 19, bVidCha1 merged haplotype, whole genome shotgun sequence genome encodes the following:
- the SAP30BP gene encoding SAP30-binding protein isoform X2: MAAAKRSVLSSLAVYAEDSDPESDSEAGTAGSDGGAPTGEKGGLVSVGYGEDDFTRLDGDEEGYEEEDDENSRQSEFSEVEKRDPQELVASFSERVRNMSPDEIKIPPEPPGRCSNQLQDKIQKLYERKVKEGMDMNYIIQRKKEFRNPSIYEKLIQFCSIDELGTNYPKDMFDPHGWSEDSYYEALAKAQKIEMDKLEKAKKERTKIEFVTGTKKGTTTSASSTTTTTSSTTVGDAQKRKSKWDSAIPVTTIAQPTILTTTATLPGVVTVTTSASGSKTTVISAVGTIVKKAKQ, encoded by the exons ATGGCGGCGGCGAAGCGCAGTGTTCTTTCCTCGCTGGCGGTTTACGCCGAGGACTCGGACCCGGAGTCGGACAGCGAGGCCGGCACGGCGGGGAGCGATGGGGGAGCGCCCACGG GAGAGAAAGGAGGCCTGGTGTCAGTTGGGTACGGAGAAGATGACTTTACCCGCCTGGATGGGGACGAGGAAGGGTATGAAGAGGAGGACGATGAGAACAGCAGGCAGTCA GAATTCTCAGAAGTGGAGAAGAGAGATCCTCAGGAGCTAGTTG CTTCTTTTTCAGAGAGAGTGCGGAACATGTCTCCAGATGAGATCAAaatccctcctgagcctcctggCAGATGTTCTAACCAATTGCAG GATAAAATTCAAAAGCTATATGAGAGGAAAGTGAAAGAGGGCATGGATATGAACTACATCatccagaggaaaaaggaatttcGCAATCCCAG cATCTATGAAAAGCTGATCCAGTTTTGTTCCATTGATGAACTTGGTACAAATTATCCAAAG gacaTGTTTGATCCTCATGGCTGGTCAGAGGATTCATATTACGAGGCACTAG CTAAAGCCCAGAAGATCGAGATGGACAAACTGGAGAAGGCCAAGAAGGAACGCACAAAG ATTGAATTTGTGACTGGCACTAAAAAGGGTACAACAACAAGTGCTTCTTCCACAACCACCACAACATCCAGCACCACTGTGGGAG ATGCCCAGAAGAGGAAGAGCAAGTGGGACTCTGCCATCCCCGTAACAACGATAGCTCAGCCCACCATCCTCACCACCACTGCAACACTGCCAGGTGTTGTCACAGTGACAACCAGTGCCAGTGGCTCCAAAACCACGGTGATCTCAGCTGTGGGCACCATTGTAAAAAAGGCCAAGCAGTGA
- the SAP30BP gene encoding SAP30-binding protein isoform X1: protein MAAAKRSVLSSLAVYAEDSDPESDSEAGTAGSDGGAPTGEKGGLVSVGYGEDDFTRLDGDEEGYEEEDDENSRQSEDDDSETEKPEAGDLKEFSEVEKRDPQELVASFSERVRNMSPDEIKIPPEPPGRCSNQLQDKIQKLYERKVKEGMDMNYIIQRKKEFRNPSIYEKLIQFCSIDELGTNYPKDMFDPHGWSEDSYYEALAKAQKIEMDKLEKAKKERTKIEFVTGTKKGTTTSASSTTTTTSSTTVGDAQKRKSKWDSAIPVTTIAQPTILTTTATLPGVVTVTTSASGSKTTVISAVGTIVKKAKQ, encoded by the exons ATGGCGGCGGCGAAGCGCAGTGTTCTTTCCTCGCTGGCGGTTTACGCCGAGGACTCGGACCCGGAGTCGGACAGCGAGGCCGGCACGGCGGGGAGCGATGGGGGAGCGCCCACGG GAGAGAAAGGAGGCCTGGTGTCAGTTGGGTACGGAGAAGATGACTTTACCCGCCTGGATGGGGACGAGGAAGGGTATGAAGAGGAGGACGATGAGAACAGCAGGCAGTCA GAAGATGACGATTCAGAGACTGAAAAACCTGAGGCTGGTGACCTAAAG GAATTCTCAGAAGTGGAGAAGAGAGATCCTCAGGAGCTAGTTG CTTCTTTTTCAGAGAGAGTGCGGAACATGTCTCCAGATGAGATCAAaatccctcctgagcctcctggCAGATGTTCTAACCAATTGCAG GATAAAATTCAAAAGCTATATGAGAGGAAAGTGAAAGAGGGCATGGATATGAACTACATCatccagaggaaaaaggaatttcGCAATCCCAG cATCTATGAAAAGCTGATCCAGTTTTGTTCCATTGATGAACTTGGTACAAATTATCCAAAG gacaTGTTTGATCCTCATGGCTGGTCAGAGGATTCATATTACGAGGCACTAG CTAAAGCCCAGAAGATCGAGATGGACAAACTGGAGAAGGCCAAGAAGGAACGCACAAAG ATTGAATTTGTGACTGGCACTAAAAAGGGTACAACAACAAGTGCTTCTTCCACAACCACCACAACATCCAGCACCACTGTGGGAG ATGCCCAGAAGAGGAAGAGCAAGTGGGACTCTGCCATCCCCGTAACAACGATAGCTCAGCCCACCATCCTCACCACCACTGCAACACTGCCAGGTGTTGTCACAGTGACAACCAGTGCCAGTGGCTCCAAAACCACGGTGATCTCAGCTGTGGGCACCATTGTAAAAAAGGCCAAGCAGTGA
- the SAP30BP gene encoding SAP30-binding protein isoform X3: MAAAKRSVLSSLAVYAEDSDPESDSEAGTAGSDGGAPTGEKGGLVSVGYGEDDFTRLDGDEEGYEEEDDENSRQSEDDDSETEKPEAGDLKEFSEVEKRDPQELVASFSERVRNMSPDEIKIPPEPPGRCSNQLQDKIQKLYERKVKEGMDMNYIIQRKKEFRNPSIYEKLIQFCSIDELGTNYPKDMFDPHGWSEDSYYEALAKAQKIEMDKLEKAKKERTKIEFVTGTKKGTTTSASSTTTTTSSTTVGDAQKRKSKWDSAIPVTTIAQPTILTTTATLPDLNDHV; the protein is encoded by the exons ATGGCGGCGGCGAAGCGCAGTGTTCTTTCCTCGCTGGCGGTTTACGCCGAGGACTCGGACCCGGAGTCGGACAGCGAGGCCGGCACGGCGGGGAGCGATGGGGGAGCGCCCACGG GAGAGAAAGGAGGCCTGGTGTCAGTTGGGTACGGAGAAGATGACTTTACCCGCCTGGATGGGGACGAGGAAGGGTATGAAGAGGAGGACGATGAGAACAGCAGGCAGTCA GAAGATGACGATTCAGAGACTGAAAAACCTGAGGCTGGTGACCTAAAG GAATTCTCAGAAGTGGAGAAGAGAGATCCTCAGGAGCTAGTTG CTTCTTTTTCAGAGAGAGTGCGGAACATGTCTCCAGATGAGATCAAaatccctcctgagcctcctggCAGATGTTCTAACCAATTGCAG GATAAAATTCAAAAGCTATATGAGAGGAAAGTGAAAGAGGGCATGGATATGAACTACATCatccagaggaaaaaggaatttcGCAATCCCAG cATCTATGAAAAGCTGATCCAGTTTTGTTCCATTGATGAACTTGGTACAAATTATCCAAAG gacaTGTTTGATCCTCATGGCTGGTCAGAGGATTCATATTACGAGGCACTAG CTAAAGCCCAGAAGATCGAGATGGACAAACTGGAGAAGGCCAAGAAGGAACGCACAAAG ATTGAATTTGTGACTGGCACTAAAAAGGGTACAACAACAAGTGCTTCTTCCACAACCACCACAACATCCAGCACCACTGTGGGAG ATGCCCAGAAGAGGAAGAGCAAGTGGGACTCTGCCATCCCCGTAACAACGATAGCTCAGCCCACCATCCTCACCACCACTGCAACACTGCCAG ATCTTAATGACCACGTCTGA